Part of the Enterobacter pseudoroggenkampii genome, TCCCGCCATGGCTTCTTTAAATACCTGCCAATCTTTTTCGGTCAACGTATGATAAGCCGTCCAGCCACCAACAATAGTCTCTTGATTCGACATGATATTGCCTCGATATTAGTCATCCTACTCATTTGGCTTTTCGGAGTTCGCCCCATCTATTTTGAAATGGTTTCTGGAATCCATTTATTTTCATACATATTTGTAAAGAAAAAACCACCAGCTTCAATCTGGCAGAAGCTGCTTGTGATATATTTTATATTTTAGCCAGTGCAATAACTGGCAATCAGAACGTTCTTAAATATGAGTGGTGCAATCACTTCCCGCAACTGACTTTAATAATACGGAATTTCATTTTACTGCACCATGGGTTACATGGTGTAATGTGCCACTTTATAACATAAGTAAAGTATCAATGATGGTTTTTTCATCTTAATCCAGGGCAATACCTCAAGTGATTAATTATTATCAGAATAAACACCCCCTCCCCCAGAAAAAGGCAAAGAAAAATCGCTTTTGTTTTAAATTAACAATTAAGCAATTGTTAATGGTTAGTTTATTTATTAATCAAAGCTTAATTGTATAAATATTTTAAATTTTGATTTGTAGGCCTTTTTTCGGCTGAAATAAAAAACCCGCAAAGTCACCTGCGGGTTTTCAAATTGCCGTGCCGCCCATTTTCGCGACCACATGCAGACGGTACACTTCAGCAGGATCGATGGAGGGTTTACGGCCTCGAGAGGCTAAGCAGCGGATTAATTCTCTGTCATCTGGCGACGATGTTGTTGCGCCTGCTGCTGATGGCTGACCGAAGACTGACCGTTATTCGCCGTCTCGTGTGCAATCGCCGCTTTCTCGTGTTCATTCATCGCGGAAAACGACGTCGCTGTTTCGTTAGTACCGCATGGACGGGTTTTGATCATCTCCTTATGCATTTCCGCCATGCTCTGGCTCGAATCCGATGTGTTGCTTTGCATCATGTCATGGGGCAGTGCTGCCTGTTTGTTGCTGTTTGTCTCTGCCGCCCAGCTGGATGCAGAAACCGCCAGGAGGGCAATAACAGATAAAAGGGTCTTTTTCATAACGGTATCTCCGAAGTTAAAGCGCCCAACAGTTGGAGGCCTTCTTTATAATGAATTATAAAAACCGGCTACTGTTTATCGCATGACTGGCGGGTGACATTTCTGTCACTCTATGAGCTTATTCCCTACCCTATTCCGGCACTCAAGGAATGAGAGATACAAAACGTTGATTATTCAAATAATTAGAAATTTATCCCGTCACCTGCAACACTGTAACGAGGTGGCTACCAGCATAAGCAATGCCTCCCCGACACAGCTGCAACAGCTAAAGACTCAGTTGGCTGAAAAAATGGGCAAACCTGTAGGCCTACACACCATGGGGATTCCCGCGGCAATCAGTACCCTCGGGGTGATTGTCAGTTTCGCCATTCCGCAGCTGTGGCTGGGGTATGGCGTACTCGCCGAACTCGACCAGCCAGCGGGACACGTATTCGTCTGGGTTGTCCTGATCGCCCTTCTGTTCGCTGGGCTTAACGGCGTGACGATGTTTATGATTGGCAAAGGCAGCATGCGCGCCGTGAGGTTACACCTTACGCTGGCGGTGATAAGCCTGGTATTAACGGCAGCCTATCTGCTGGTCGCGCTGAGCGGTAGCGCTGCTCCGGGCGTCAGTCTGACCGCGGCGCTAGTGAGTATCGTCATGCTACTGCTTAGCGGCAGCTGTATCCTTTCCACCGCCTTCTATAAGATGCTGCTGTTTACTCTGCATAATCGTGCCTGCCGCAAGCTTCTCAGCCAGACGCGTGCTAAAACAGCGCGCTAAGCGTTCATCCCGTAAAAAACCCGCCATCGCTGGCGGGTTTTTTTATGGCTTTTTATGCCTGCGCAACCAAATTAACTTATATGCCGCAGGAATAATAAACAGCGATAGCAGCGGAGCCGTGATCATCCCGCCAATCATGGGCGCCGCTATCCGGCTCATGACTTCTGACCCGGCACCGGTACCCCACAGAATGGGCAGCAGACCGGCAATAATCACCGCGACGGTCATCGCCTTTGGCCGCACGCGCAGCACCGCGCCATGATAAAGAGCGCCATCTAGCCCCTGTTCGGTGAACGTTTCCCGATGGGATAACGCCGGGTGTGCTTCAATGGCATGACGCAAATACATCAGCATGACCACCCCAAATTCTGCCGCTACCCCGGCCAGAGCGATAAAACCGGTGCCGGTTGCCACAGACATATGGAAGCCCTGCCAGTAGAGGAACCATATTCCTCCGACCAGGGCGAACGGCAAGCTCATCAGGATCAGCAACGCTTCATCCACGCGACGGAACGCCAGATACAGCAGAATGAAGATGATCATCACCGTCATCGGCACCATCAGCTTCAGTTTCTTGTTGGCGTGTTCGAGCAGTTCAAACTGTCCGGAGAATGAGACGCTGGTACCCGGTCTCAGCTTTACGTTCTGACTGATAGCCGTTTTAATGTCGTTCACCACCGACACCATATCCCTGCCGCGGGCATCGATATAAATCCAGCTCGCAGGTCGGGCATTCTCCGTTTTTAGCATCGTGGGGCCGGAACCCACGTTGATATCCGCCACATCGCCCAGCGTGATCTGCTGTTTCATCGGCGTGAGGACAGGCATCTGCTTCAACGCGCTCGGGCTGTTCCGGTAATCCTGAGGATAGCGAATATTAATCGGGTATCGGGCGACGCCTTCCACCGTTTCACCCACCGTCGCCCCGCCGATGGCCGAGGAGACAAAGAGCTGCACATCACCCACCGTCATCCCGTAGCGGGAGGCTTTTTCCCGGTTGATATCGACATCAATGTAGCGCCCGCCCTCCAGACGTTCAGCCAGGGCAGACACCACGCCCGGCACCGTTTTGGCTACCGCCTCAATGCTCTGCGCCGTGGCGTCAATATCCGACAGAACGGTACCTGACACTTTGATACCGATGGGGCTTTTGATCCCGGTCGAAAGCATGTCTATCCGGTTACGAATGGGCGGAACCCAGAGGTTCGCCAGGCCAGGCAAACGAACGGTCTTGTCTAGCTCGTCAACGATCTTGTCAATCGTCATGCCGGGCCGCCACTGATCCTCAGGCTTGAGCTGAATGGTGGTTTCCACCATTTCGAGCGGCGCGGAATCCGTTGCCGTTTCGGCCTTGCCGGTTTTGCCAAACACCGAGGCCACTTCAGGCACGGTTTTGATGAGTTTGTCCGTGGTCTGTAACAGCGCGGCAGCTTCAGCCGGAGAGACGCCCGGCAATGTTGACGGCATATACAGCAGGTCACCTTCATTTATCTTTGGCAAGAACTCGCCGCCCACCTGGCTCAGGGGCCAGATCACCGTGAAGATGGATAAGGCCGCAGCCAGCAGCGTTGTTTTAGGCCAGTGGAGCACACGAATCAGTAGAGGATGATAGGCTTTAATCAGTAGCCTGTTCAATGGGTTACTGGTCTCTGCGGGGATTTTACCCCGGATCCAGAATCCCATCAGGATGGGGATAACAATGATGGCCAGCGCGGCCGCGCCCGCCATGGAGTACGTTTTTGTGAAGGCCAGCGGACCAAACAGCCGCCCTTCCTGACCCTCAAGGGTAAAGATAGGAATGAAGGATAAGGTGATAATCAGCAGGCTGATAAACAGCGCGGGGCCAACCTCGACAGAGGCGTTGGTGATCACCTTCCAGCGCGTGGCGTTATCAATCTGCTCTCCCGGATGCAGGTGATCCCACTCTTCCAGCCGTTTGTGCGCGTTTTCAATCATGACGATAGCGGCATCCACCATCGCGCCGACGGCAATGGCAATGCCTCCCAGCGACATGATATTGGCGTTCAGTCCCTGGAAATGCATGACGATAAAGGCAATACACAGGCCAAGCGGCAGAGAGATAATCGCCACCAGCGCCGAGCGAACGTGCCACAGGAACAGGGCGCAGACGATGGCCACCACGATAAACTCTTCGAGCAGCTTGGAACTCAGGTTGTCGATTGCCCGATCGATGAGCTGGCTGCGATCGTAGGTAGTCACAATCTCAACACCTTCCGGCAGGCTGGCCTTCAGCGTCTCCAGCTTATCTTTCACCGCCGTAATGACCTCGCGCGCGTTTTTACCCGAACGCAGGATCACCACGCCGCCCGCCACTTCACCCTGCCCGTTCAGCTCGGCAATACCGCGCCGCATTTCCGGCCCCGTTTGTACGCGGGCAACATCACGAAGGTAAATCGGTATCCCGTTATCGCCGGTTTTCAGGACAATGTTATTGAAATCGTCCATCGTCTGCAGATAGCCGCTGGCCCGGACCATATACTCCGCTTCCGCCATTTCAACTGACGATCCCCCTGCCTCCTGGTTAGACGACTCAAGGGCCTGCTTAACCTCCGGCAGACTAATGCCGTACTGAGCCAGTTTTAACGGATTGACCTGGATCTGATACTGCTTCACCACGCCGCCGACGGAGGCCACTTCAGCCACATTCGGGATCGTTTTCAGTTCAAATTTCAGGAACCAGTCCTGCAACGAGCGTAACTCGGCGAGATCGTGTTTTCCGCTGCGATCCACCAGCGCATACTCAAATATCCAGCCCACGCCGGTGGCATCAGGACCGATCTCTGAGCTCACACCGGCAGGCAGTTTGCCCTGAACCTGGTTCAGATACTCCAGCACGCGCGAACGGGCCCAGTACAAATCGGTACCGTCTTCAAAAATGACATAGACATACGAATCACCAAACTGCGAAAAACCGCGCACGGTCTTTGCGCCGGGAACCGACAGCATGGTGGTGGTGAGTGGATAGGTGACCTGGTTTTCAACAATCTGCGGAGCCTGGCCGGGATAGCTGGTTTTGATAATCACCTGAACGTCAGACAGATCGGGCAAGGCATCGACCGGGGTGTTGATGATGGTCCATGTCCCCCAGACGCTGAGGAAGAGCGCCCCCATCATGACCAGGAAACGGTTGGCGACTGACCGCCGGATAATCCATTCAATCATCATCGTCTCCTTAATGGCCAGAATGCGCGCCGTCAGCCGTTTCAGCGTGACGCATGCGCTCCAGCGCGCCGGTAATATTGGCCTCCGAGTCAATCAGGAACAGACCGCTGACCACTATCGACTCTCCCTCTGCCAGTCCGCTACCAATGCCGGACTGCTGCTGAGCTTCATGCAGAACGTGGATCCTTTTCGGCACAAAATTCCCGTCCGCATCAACGGTAATAACGCGCTGTTCTTTGCCGGTATCGATTACGGCCTGGGAGGGGATCAGCAGCATTTCCTGGCTTTGGGTATTCAGCTTCAGGTACGCATTCATGCCCGGTTTCAGCAGTTCATCCTTGTTGGAGACCTGCAGGCGCACCTGCAGCGTACGGGTGGTTTGATCCACGCTCGGCAGAAGACTCCACTTTTCAACCGGGAAGGATTTATCCGGATAAGCCGGTATGGAAACAGCAAACTGCGAGGTATCTTTCAGCAGATAAGCGATGGATTCAGGTACTGCCGCGCCGATCCAGACCGGATCCATTCCCTGAATTTGCGCCACCACCTTATCTTTGGAAATATTCATCCCGGTACGCAGGTCAAAGGCCGTGATCACCCCGTCGATAGGCGCCTTGATGGTAAACCGGGTCTGGATCGTTCGGGTCGCACGCAGCCTCTGAATATCGTCATCCGGCATTCCGGCCAGGCGAAGACGCTCCAGCACACCTTTTATTTGCGTTGGCGTTCCACCGGTGCCGGATAGCAGCAGAAACTCGCTCTGCGCTTCGACCCAGTCCGGAATGGTAATATCAATCAGCGGCGTGCCTTTCTTCACCTTATCGCCCGTCGTCAGCGGATACACTTTCTCCACGAACCCTTCCGCGCGCGCCTGCACAATGACAAACTGATAGTCGTTATAGCTGACGTTGGCCGGGATCGTCTGGGCATAATTCAGCGTTCCGCGCGTCACCTTTTGCGTTTTTAATCCCAGGTTCTGAACCTGTGTCGGGTCGATACGTATTCCGGTGCTGCTTTTATCGTCATTTTCATCCGCATATTTAGGCACCAGATCCATATCCATAAACGGCGATTTACCAGGCTTATCGAATTTCACGTCAGGCTTCATCGGGTCATACCAGAAAAGCACCTTTCTTACAGAAACGCTCTTTTCTGTTTTTTCAGACGAATGAAAAGCCTGCCATGCCGTCACGGATATCAGCCCTCCCGCAATCAGGCTGCTGACTATCATGGCAGCATATTTTATTTTTAATGAGGCCATGCCGTATCTCGCTATTTAATGCTCTTCAGTAAAGAGATATTGCCCTGCTGAACAAACGAAAAATCAACGTGACTGCCGACCTTTAAGGCGTTAATGCTCTCATCGGCCTGAATAAAGGTGAAACGCATGGTCATCGCGGGCCAGCCAATCGCCGGGATGGCCTCATGAGAAATCGTGACTTTTTTATTCGTGAGATCAATGTCCTTCACGATACCGGTCCCGGTGATGAGCTGCTCTGAGCTCCCTTCGCTGGCAGCACTCATCCCCTCGTGCTGATGAACTTCAGCCTGGAGGCCAGCAGAAAACACAATAGAGATCGCACCGAATACAACAGCCTTAAGTGAATTGCGCATATTTCTTTTCCTGTTTAATTAAATACCGTTATTCGACCCAACCGCCGCCGAGCGCGGTGAAGAGATTAATTTCATTAACCTGCCGGGCATAAATAAGGTCGAGAATATTTTGCTGCGTGGAGAAAAGAGAACGTTCCGCATCAAGCACTTCGATATAGCTGACCGCCCCGCTGGAATATAACCCTCTGGCCCGCTGCAGGGTAATGCGTAGCGAATCAAGATACCGCTGTTGCGCAGCAAGCTGCTGGTTAATGCTGTCCCGCAGCGCGAGCGCGTCGGCAACCTGTTTGAAGGCGGACTGAATTTTTTGTTCGTAATTAACAACCGACTGCTGCTGGCGAATTTCAGCCAGCTTCAGGTTGGCCTTATTCCTGCCCGCATTGAAAATGGGAATTTCGATTTTAGGAATAAAATTCCACATCCCGCTCCCTGACGTGAACAGGCTGGATAATTCCGTACTACCTGTGGAAAGCCCGCTGGTTAGTGATATGGACGGGAAAAAGGCGGCACGCGCCGCGCCGATATTCGCATCCGCCGCTTTAAGCTGATACTCCGCCTCCATAATATCCGGGCGCTGCAGCAGTATCGCTGAGGAAAGATGGGGAGGCAGTTTTACCGGCGCAACGTCGCCGGCATTCATGCCGCTGTCGCCCGGGAGCGCGCGATACGTGCCGAGGACCAGCTGCAGGGCATTATTGGCCTGCGCCAGCTCTCCCTCTCGTTTGGCAATATCTGCCTGCGTGCTTTCGATCTGTCCCCGGGCCTGTTCCAGCGCCAGGACGTTCGTACTGCCCGTCACCAGCTGCTGCTCAACGAACGCATAAGACTGCTGGTAATTTGTCAGCGTTTCCCGCGCAATACGCAGCTGTTTATACGCCAGCTGCTGGTTGAAATAGCTCTGGGAAACGTTAGAGACGAGCAGAATATGCACCGCGCGACGGGCCTCTTCACTGGCGAAATAGTTTTGTCGGTCAGCCTCGCTCATGTTTCTCAGCTTGCCGAAGAAGTCGAGTTCATAGCTAAGCGCAAGTCCCGCGTCGTACTGCTGCGTGGTGGGTTTGTCACTTTTAAGCCCGCCGCTGTACGTGATACCCGAAGAGGCATTCAGCTGAGGATAACGGTCTGCATCCGTCACGTTGAACTGCGCCCGCGCCTCTTCAACCTTCAGGGCGGCCATTTTTACATCGCGATTGTTATTCAGGGCTTCCGCAATCAGCCCCGCTACCTGCGGGTCGACAAAAAAGGTGCGCCAGCCGGTGTCCTGATAACCCGCCACCGCGGGCGTCAGACCGTTGCGCGAGAGTGAAAATTGCTGAGGTACCGGTGACGCCGGGCGCTGATAGTCGGGGGCCAGCGAGACGCAGCCTGCCAGGATAAATACCGTACTGATGCTTAGTCGTTTTAACAGGAACATAACGGTCCAGATGAAGTCCAGAGTATTTTTAGGGCTACTCTACGGAACACATCCTGTTTGACGGGTGACAGGATAATGACAATGTTGTCATTTTTAACGTAAGTCATTGTGAACGGTCGCGGGCGCCATAGAATGTCATCAGCAGCCATTCTGGGGAGCATGATGAAAATACTGATCGTCGAAG contains:
- a CDS encoding Silver-binding protein, whose product is MKKTLLSVIALLAVSASSWAAETNSNKQAALPHDMMQSNTSDSSQSMAEMHKEMIKTRPCGTNETATSFSAMNEHEKAAIAHETANNGQSSVSHQQQAQQHRRQMTEN
- the silA gene encoding Cu(+)/Ag(+) efflux RND transporter permease subunit SilA; this encodes MIEWIIRRSVANRFLVMMGALFLSVWGTWTIINTPVDALPDLSDVQVIIKTSYPGQAPQIVENQVTYPLTTTMLSVPGAKTVRGFSQFGDSYVYVIFEDGTDLYWARSRVLEYLNQVQGKLPAGVSSEIGPDATGVGWIFEYALVDRSGKHDLAELRSLQDWFLKFELKTIPNVAEVASVGGVVKQYQIQVNPLKLAQYGISLPEVKQALESSNQEAGGSSVEMAEAEYMVRASGYLQTMDDFNNIVLKTGDNGIPIYLRDVARVQTGPEMRRGIAELNGQGEVAGGVVILRSGKNAREVITAVKDKLETLKASLPEGVEIVTTYDRSQLIDRAIDNLSSKLLEEFIVVAIVCALFLWHVRSALVAIISLPLGLCIAFIVMHFQGLNANIMSLGGIAIAVGAMVDAAIVMIENAHKRLEEWDHLHPGEQIDNATRWKVITNASVEVGPALFISLLIITLSFIPIFTLEGQEGRLFGPLAFTKTYSMAGAAALAIIVIPILMGFWIRGKIPAETSNPLNRLLIKAYHPLLIRVLHWPKTTLLAAALSIFTVIWPLSQVGGEFLPKINEGDLLYMPSTLPGVSPAEAAALLQTTDKLIKTVPEVASVFGKTGKAETATDSAPLEMVETTIQLKPEDQWRPGMTIDKIVDELDKTVRLPGLANLWVPPIRNRIDMLSTGIKSPIGIKVSGTVLSDIDATAQSIEAVAKTVPGVVSALAERLEGGRYIDVDINREKASRYGMTVGDVQLFVSSAIGGATVGETVEGVARYPINIRYPQDYRNSPSALKQMPVLTPMKQQITLGDVADINVGSGPTMLKTENARPASWIYIDARGRDMVSVVNDIKTAISQNVKLRPGTSVSFSGQFELLEHANKKLKLMVPMTVMIIFILLYLAFRRVDEALLILMSLPFALVGGIWFLYWQGFHMSVATGTGFIALAGVAAEFGVVMLMYLRHAIEAHPALSHRETFTEQGLDGALYHGAVLRVRPKAMTVAVIIAGLLPILWGTGAGSEVMSRIAAPMIGGMITAPLLSLFIIPAAYKLIWLRRHKKP
- a CDS encoding efflux RND transporter periplasmic adaptor subunit translates to MASLKIKYAAMIVSSLIAGGLISVTAWQAFHSSEKTEKSVSVRKVLFWYDPMKPDVKFDKPGKSPFMDMDLVPKYADENDDKSSTGIRIDPTQVQNLGLKTQKVTRGTLNYAQTIPANVSYNDYQFVIVQARAEGFVEKVYPLTTGDKVKKGTPLIDITIPDWVEAQSEFLLLSGTGGTPTQIKGVLERLRLAGMPDDDIQRLRATRTIQTRFTIKAPIDGVITAFDLRTGMNISKDKVVAQIQGMDPVWIGAAVPESIAYLLKDTSQFAVSIPAYPDKSFPVEKWSLLPSVDQTTRTLQVRLQVSNKDELLKPGMNAYLKLNTQSQEMLLIPSQAVIDTGKEQRVITVDADGNFVPKRIHVLHEAQQQSGIGSGLAEGESIVVSGLFLIDSEANITGALERMRHAETADGAHSGH
- the cusF gene encoding cation efflux system protein CusF; this translates as MRNSLKAVVFGAISIVFSAGLQAEVHQHEGMSAASEGSSEQLITGTGIVKDIDLTNKKVTISHEAIPAIGWPAMTMRFTFIQADESINALKVGSHVDFSFVQQGNISLLKSIK
- a CDS encoding efflux transporter outer membrane subunit, whose amino-acid sequence is MFLLKRLSISTVFILAGCVSLAPDYQRPASPVPQQFSLSRNGLTPAVAGYQDTGWRTFFVDPQVAGLIAEALNNNRDVKMAALKVEEARAQFNVTDADRYPQLNASSGITYSGGLKSDKPTTQQYDAGLALSYELDFFGKLRNMSEADRQNYFASEEARRAVHILLVSNVSQSYFNQQLAYKQLRIARETLTNYQQSYAFVEQQLVTGSTNVLALEQARGQIESTQADIAKREGELAQANNALQLVLGTYRALPGDSGMNAGDVAPVKLPPHLSSAILLQRPDIMEAEYQLKAADANIGAARAAFFPSISLTSGLSTGSTELSSLFTSGSGMWNFIPKIEIPIFNAGRNKANLKLAEIRQQQSVVNYEQKIQSAFKQVADALALRDSINQQLAAQQRYLDSLRITLQRARGLYSSGAVSYIEVLDAERSLFSTQQNILDLIYARQVNEINLFTALGGGWVE